caaaggcataATCTACTGATGTTTTGTAGACTTCAAAAAATCATTTGATTAAATTtgacacaaatatatatttttataaactAAATAAAAGTGGCATTGGAGGGAAAAGATATGGCGTTATTAAATCAATATACACTAAAAAACAAAtttgcggttaaaattggcaacaagCACACATACTTATTTTCTCAGGGATGTGGAGTGAAACAGGGCTGCTCAATTAGTCCAACACTTTTTAACGTCTACATGAATGAATTGGCAAAAACATTAGAAGAAcgtgcagcacctggcctcaccctacacaacacaaaAATCAAGTGGCTGCTATatgcagatgacctggtgctgctgtctcctacTAAAGTGGAGTTAACCCCAGCACCTAGATTATctgcacaggttctgtcagaatTGGGCTCTCTCCAAAAAAAAAACTGAATATAAAAGAGGTCCGGAAATCAGGATcacaaatataaattctattTTGACACAGTAGTATTACAACACACCAACAACTACATGTATCTAGGACTAAATATCAGCAACACAGATAGCTTTCGTATGGCTGTGAACGAGCAtagagacaaagcaagaagaaTTAAAGGAACATTCAAATTTAAATTAGAATCTGGCTCAAAATGTTCCAGTCAGTTATAGAAGCAATTCctctatatggcagtgaagtatGGGGTCCACTCTCTAATAATGAATTTACCAAatggggacaaacatccaatGCAAATTTTTTTATTGCAAGTACAAAAAAAACTCAAAATATTGCATGTAGAGTAGAATTGGGCCAATACCCCCAACTTATTCGAATTGAAAAAAAAGAGACATCAAATTTTACAACCATCTCAAAACAAGCGACCCTGAAACATTTTATCACACAGCCCTACAATGTCAAGAGGTGAAacaagagaagagtcccctcagccagctggttctgaggctcagttcactaacccaaactaaccccatagagcctcagtaCAGAACTCAGAAAGTCTGGCCCAACCAAATTATCACAAAGCaaagataaaaataaataaattattggAAAGACACCTAAAAATAATGGAAATCAATGCTATTTGGCtataaacatacagtacatggtggcagactatctgaccgCTGTGACTggtagaaaactgaggaaaacactaACTAGGTACAGACTCTGTGAGCATTTTGGCTATAGAAACAGGTCATCACAGGCAAACCTGGCTACCCAGAGAAGACAGGCTGTGCACACCCTGCCCccggggagaggtagagacagagctgtgTTTCCTATTataccagcgtttcccaaacttggtcctcgggaccccaaggggtgcatgttttggtttttgcccgagCACTAcatagctgtagtgtagtgtttgggcaaaaaactaaatgtgcaccccttgggatCCTGAGGattgagtttgggaaacgctgtttacactgtgacaaatactcagacctaagaAAATCTTTCTTTCCCAAAATTATCATTcagtacaaagaatttgaaactatgaaagattaagaaatatatatatatatagatgagaGACAGAATGCAGACTTTGCTTTCGTGCTCCAGTAATAGGGTCAACTCCCCTGCAGACAACACAGCTGCACCGCAGGCCTTTATATAGACCACTGCAGGAGACCAGGCATGAGCACAGCAGTATCTCTCTCAGTCTATCTCCGTCTCTATCTATCTCGGTCGCTCTCGTTCTCTCCTTATAGCCGCAGGAAGATGTTTTGAGTTGGTGGTGCATtgcattcatctacactgaatgtacaaaacattaggataacctacttaatattgagttgcacccccttttgccctcagaacagcatttattcgtcgggcatggactctacaaggtgtcgaaagtgttccacatggatgttggcccatgttgactacaatgcttcacacagttgtatcaagttggctggatgtcctttgggtggtggaccattcttgatacacatgggaaactgttgagcatgaaaaacccagcagcgttgcagttcttgacacactcaaactgatgcgcctggcacttaaatattttgccttgcccgttcaccctctagatggcacacatacacaatccatgtctcagttgtctcaagtcttaaaaatccttctttaaacggtctcctccccttcgtctacactgatggaagtggatggaaggtgacatcaataagggatcttatctttcacctggattcacctggtctgtctatatcatggaaagagcaggtattcctaatgttttgtacactctgtgtagaaTCCTCTTGCAGCTGcttcccacacacacaaccttaccccctgtcactcaagcagCACAGTTCCTCCTCCCCACTTTTAAATGTATTATAAGTTTGcatgctgttctgttaggtcAAATGCAGTCAGATTGTTCAAAACAAGAACCATGCTGCTTTACACTTTGCTTCTAAATCTAAATAATTATATTACAAAGATTCCCaaaagttcacccaagtgttttgatttATATATCGCAAGTCAAATTGCAATATTTCGTTAAAAAAAAATGCTATTTAAATGTTctgcccatatcgtgcagccctagtGCACCGCCACCCCAACTGACTCTGACTGTTGAACGTCAGATGAGGAAGAATGTTTAGGCCTGCTcctataatctaacaatataatgcttCTCTTTATAAAtaatatttggatagaaaaattGCGAATTAGCCTTCTGGCAGCCGGTTCAGGCCACTCATGACCAAAACCACCTGAAAAGTTTCTTCCCCCGGGCTGTGGCTCTCACCAGCTGGctatctggcccatagagactaaagggcTATGCACTTTATGGTGCACAAGCCATCTCTGAACTTTGTACACAAAATAACTGTACTAAACTGCATTTGcactctgttcatctctctgcaTTTTAGATATATTCATACTGATACTGTACATTTGCACATCAACTGCCGGCAGGCAGTAGGTGAGTAATGGGCAAGAGGCCATGTTATCCATCAGGGCCCAGCCCTCATTGATTTTGTATTTTGATTTGACACAGCCCAGCAGGAGTTGGGATTGCCTTCCAGACAGGGAGATTGAACAGAATACTGATCAGAGTGAGAACCATAGTGCAGTACGGTTAAATATAACTCACAGATAGTAGTCCTAGCCTTTCTCTCCACACCTTCACTTATTCCTCTGAACACTTTAAAGCCTTGTGTATAATTATTCTAATTATATTTTCCTTACTGCACGGATGGTATGGTCCTACTAAACCCCcctacagtactgtagtgtattAGCCAACTCAATCAAAGTAGATAAAACAACTTACTAAGAGCACGGCTGAATGCCACACTCTGACTCCCAGCGGTGCTTCTTTCTCATGTATTTTAATGATTAGGCCTATTGAGACGAGGTGCTATGGAAGGAAATAGCAGCAGAGACTGTGCTAATTAATACTACAGTATAGCAACATGCTGCTCACACCATGACATTAAAGCCGCAGGTCTATATCGGAGCTGTCTTAATTCGTGTAACACCATTAAGTGACAAGGATACTGATGTATGAACAACGAAGCACGAACATATATTTTCCCGCCGACATATAAAGATGAGCGTGGCCAGCGGGCGAAGATCACCTGCACGCCGGATGTGGCCTATGGAGCCACAGGTCACCCCGGCGTCATCCCCCCCAAACTGTCttccaaagataatttgtaaaaatccaaataacttcacagatcttcattgtaaagggtttaaacactgtttcccatgcttgttcaatgaaccataaacaattaatgaacatgcacccgtggaacggtcgttaagacactaacagcttacagacggtaggcaattaaggtcacagttatgaaaacttaggacactaaagaggcctttctactgactgaaaaacaccagaagaaagatgcccagggtccctgctcatctgcgtaaacatgccttaggcatgctacaaggaggcatgaggactgcagatgtggccagggcaataaattgcaatgtccgtactatgagacgcctaagacagcgctacagggagacaggatggacagctgatcgtccttgcagtagcagaccacgtgtaacaacacctacactggatcggtacatccgaacatcacacctgtgggacaggtacaggatggcaacaacaactgctcgagttacaccaatccctccatcagtgctcagactgtccgcaataggctgagagaggctggactgagggcttgtaggcctgttgtaaggcaggtcctcaccagaaatcaccggcaacaatgtcacctatgggcacaaacccaccgtcgctggaccagacaggactggcaaaaagtgctcttcactgacgagtcgcggttttgtctcaccagggttgatggtcggattcacgtttatcatcgaaggaatgagctgtaacgcacagcgttgagattgcctgcaatgacaacaagctcagtccgatgatgctgtgacacaccgccccagaccatgatggaccctccacctccaaatcaaagtAGGAccatcgatttggaggtggagggtccatcatggtctggggcggtgtgtcacagcatcatcggactgagcttgttgtcattgcaggcaatctcaacgctgtgcgttacagggaagacatcctcccttatgtggtacccttcctgcaggctcatcctgacatgaccctccagcatgacaatgccaccagccatactgctcgttctgtgcgtgatttcctgcaagacaggaatgtcagtgttccgccatggccagcgaagagccccccagaaatgtccgggaacttgtaggtgccttggtggaagagtggggtaacatctcacagcaagaactggcaaatctggtgcagtccatgaggaggggatgcactgcagtacttaatgcaactggtggccacaccagatactgattgttacttttgattttgaccccccctttgttcagggacacattattcaatttcttttagtcacatgtctgtggaacttgtacagtttatgtctcagttgttgaatcttgttatgttcatacaaatatttacacatgttaagtttgctgaaaataaacgcagttgacagtgagaggacatttctttttttgctgagtttacttgtTCGCAGCCCCATGATGTGCCAACATGTCTATAAAAGCATGTTGCAGACAGATAGCGTACGTGTGCTATCTCCTTACATCTCTGGGCCCCAGGGGACGAGAGGCTTGTCTGTGTGACGTGTGGTCTGAGACCCAGATACAGAAAACAGAGTATAAATAGCCTAACTGGATAGCCTGAGACTGAGCCCCTCTGAGATCCCACACTACTCAAGAGGGTCGTAGGGCCAAAATTGATATGgtgccctattctctatatagtgcactacatttagcCAGAACCCTATGTGGCAACCATGTGTGGCTCTGGCCTAAAGTAtagggcactatatggggaatagggtgccattttgggcacACATGGGTCTTCCCTGGGTATTTCAACCCCCAACCCAAGCAGAGAACCAGGGATTTAGCCGGCCCAGTTTGTCATGCTTTCTACACAGTCTACTAGTCACTCATCGCCTGCCTGATATCCAAGAGGGCCTGTTTTATTTTCATACGACCCCACCCTGACTCAAGAGGAGGTGGGCTCGCTGCATTTTGTTGCAGGAAGATAAATTATTGGACTGGCTATATTTTCTTAAAAGTGAAACAGATTGGGAATATTATGTAGAGTTTGTCAGATAGGGTGGGCTTTACTTTCCAAGCTGCTTATATACActgaatatacaaaacattaagaacacctgctctttccatgacagactgaccaggtgaaagctatgatcccttattgatgtcacttgttaaatccacttcaatcagtttagatgaaggggaggagacaggttaaagaaggattttatatcATTGAGACagttaagacatggattgtgtgtgtgtgccattcagaaggtgaatgggcaagacaaaagatttaagtgcctttgaacggggtatggtaggatgtgccaggcgcgccggtttgtgtcaagaactgcaatgctgctgggcttttcacactcaacagtttcctgtgtgtatcaagaatggggtgcaactcaatattaggaaggtgctctTAATGTTTGGTCTACTGACAGACATAGGTTAAGTTGTGTTTTTGAAACAGCCAACTTTTCACCTATTCAGCGAAGGAGTCTTAATAATTTAATTGTAAGAACCACTTTACTTTGTAACTGGCCATATCATTTCTGCTTGGGAGAAAACAGGACCTATATTGCATTAATGATGGGGTAAAAAAATAGATAGTTACATTAcaggatattatttttgacgataTGTCATATTGTTTTGACAATATTATTTTTTGTTCTAGTTTCCtttacctgcaccaaaacttcagtgtttttccttcatagcttgttctccatcttcttttcaatagggagccaatttgtttccaacagttttatttccatgactgatcaaaacaaatGTTCATGTGGCGCtcgcagcagacatatggtgagcaatatgtttggaacatcgaatggcaataaaatcacagtatcgaatcgcaatacatacagaattatgagaatcgcaatacatatcgtattgtGATAAATCATATAGTGAGGTCCCTAGCAATTCCCAGCCTGCATACGAAATAAACATCCTAGCCCTGTTTCACTGtgtttaaataaatatatatgtgaCCTAATGTTTCCATCTTCAGGAGCACCTTACTGTGCCTGTAACCAGTCTGGCCAGGGGAGAGACAGTATTAACAGATGGTAATCACTGTGTGGTCTGTGGACCCGTCGGCTCCAGGCTTGGACCTCTGCCCAGTGACCCCACAGGCAGGGATTCTTGGAAGCTTGCGGTCCTACTAAGTTTagggggagtgaaagaggagaagcAGCCAGTACTGTACAAGACTCGCATCTCTTTGGGTAAACCGtctcctgactgactgatagtTTTATTGCCAACTATTTACGCTGCTGTTATGTCTGTCTAATGTGATGGTGGCAGAAATGAATCATGTTATTTTACTAAAACTTGGAAACGATGGTAAACGCACATTAGCGATCATTTTTTTGTTTGCTGTGACATTTAATACCGTGGGACAGGTGAGATTGGATTGGTCCAACCATGGCTGCTTCTGGAACAGTCTAGTCTGCCCTTCTGCAGGGGTTATTAAAGTCCCATATGTCCTCTTAATGTTGACATCAACATTTCTTCAATTTACTGTAGGGCCTGGAAAAATCCTATATTTATCATGACTGTATTTCTAATGGTCTTATTTCTGCAAGCGCAAATAGGCACATTCTCACATGGCTTCAGCCACATTGCCCTGGATTATTATCATTAGGATTTTGTCTCAGTAATACTCGTGTCAGTATTCTACCACGGCCTGTGAAAGGTAAAATGGTTATTCTTCACGCacagtgtctctgtctcagttTTTCTGGACCTAACGTTCTTAGCATGCCTGAATGAACAGATTTTCATGTACACATTCATTGTTGTGCCACTACTGtttctccctgtctgtctatctgtctgtttccCCTGTGGTCTAGATGCAGGCTAGACATGGCCTAGTTAACCGTCAGAGATAATCCAGAGAAAGAATTAGGCCACTGCCTCATATTTCACATTCCATTTGTTCATTTGGATCATTGAAACGAGCCCAGGACCTGGATAAGGAAGCCCAGTGGAATTACTCCTGTTTTAGTGCCAGCCCTGTTATCAGAATCCGCCTTTCCCGAAGCCTTTGATGTTGGAATTTGGAATGCTATGATTCCGAGGCATTCAAGACAGTATTTCTTGCAGCAGAGGTGAAGGATTTCCTGACCTCATGCAAAACAGTGCTCTGTTTTGTTTTAGTTTGTTTTGAGGGGAAAAGTTtgaatgactggaatggaattgATCTGTGTGGAAAATATAGTTGTGTAGGCCTTGTTTTGTGTTCAAATGATTCCACAAGCACACTCGTGAACACAGTAGTACTCATATAAAGCAGAATACATGCATAAACAAGAACTTTCAAACACCTACCTGAACCTAGGAAGATCATTGAGTTAAGTGTTCGTGTGATTTCTCTGCCAGGTATGCTGCAGAATGGGAAGAAGTTTGACTCTTCTCGAGACAGAAACAAGCCCTTCAAGTTCAAGATCGGGCGACAGGAAGTCATCAAGGGCTGGGAGGAAGGAATCGCACAGGTGAGATGGCATTGTCTTACAGCAGATAGTGCCACTCCATCTCTGTGCTCATGATATTTTATGTTAATATTGCAACACATGATAAGCAAGTGTTGACAATTCCTCTACCTGttgtcttcctccctctgtctcccccagaTGAGCGTGGGCCAGCGGGCGAAGATCACCTGCACGCCGGATATGGCCTATGGAGCCACAGGTCACCCCGGTGTCATCCCCCCCAACGCCACCCTCATCTTCGATGTTGAGCTCCTTAAGCTGGAGTGAGTGACCCCTCTCTGGGGTCAGGGGTGAATGGTCAACTGGGGCCTAAAAGGTCACTCACTACCTTCCCTTTGAGGGGGTAACACTGCTCCATACCATTGACCAACGCTCCTTTGATTTTTAGCATCTTCAACTTCTCAACAGTTAAAGGATCTACTGCTTTGTTGCCAACTTTGTGTCATTGTAGATGGATGCTGTCTGCCGCTAAACTGATTTTAGACTTTTTACACACTGATGATACCATAATTTGGCTTCCTCTTTGTTTTAATGTTTTTAATGTCCATGAgcattgtttttatttttcaaaatgtttccCTTTCATTTTAGGTTGTACATTTTCTTGAATCTGTGTATGACAAAGAAACATCCCATGAATGCCGTAATATATTACAATGGAAAGTCACTGCCTTACTGTTTTTCAAAGCTCAAATAAGGTGTAACAGTACAACACTCTGTATCTCAGGGTTCCTCTACTCCGGTCGGGAGAGCTACTGGGTatggcttttgttccagcccagtacGAATGCAGATTgaaggtgtgttagtgctggtctGGATCAAAAGCCTACACActccagtagctctccaggaccagagttGGAGAACCTTGTCGTATCTTGACTGGGCATTACCAACCACTGTCTGCATTGCCACTTTTGATAAAGGTCTGTCCAGCTGAACGCTTTAATGGTCAGGAGCTTTCCTGACCATGAGACCTCCCTAAGTAACAGAACTTAACACTCTAAAACTAGGGCTACAACTAGGGCCTGCAAttgttcctggtcaggtcacatggtgaTGAAAAACCCCTGCCCTGCATAAGGATAACTGATGTTtctgtgttttagtacatttTGTATCCCTGGTAAACATTTACCGCAAAAATGCCACATATGAAGAAATGAAGGACATCAGAAACCCAAATCCACTGTACAGTACTACTCTTAAAACCTATGAATACTATGACAGTTTAATCAAGCAACTCTTAATAAAAATGGTGAGAACTGTATTTATTGAAAATCTGTAAACTTGAGTTGTGTGTGTTGAAGATCGAGAGCTGAATAGATTAGATTAATACTATTCAGACAATATTCAAACTCCCCTTCGCAAATAAGCATTTCAAACGTTTCAATCCAACTAGGAGAAAAAATTGCGAAGGAACAGAGTCATCTTCTGGCGACATAGCGATAGTACATACTTTACACTTTCGACGAATACTTATATAGAGCGGGAGTGATACATCTCATCACTAAACAAATATCTTTGCTTCCTTTTTACGTCCTGTGTCATAGGGCGGAGTTTAACAAGCGGTGCTAGGTTGTGATTGGTCGATTACTAATGTTATGAAATATTATTGGCTGGACAAACATACGCATTTTACAGCAACGCAACTGAGAACGTAACAAAACAAGGTCAGAATGTATACTTAAAAAATTATTTGTCATTTCTGAACTCTGAGAAACTACCCTTCTGTATAATGTTAGCGACAGACTGTCTTGCAGCCCATTTTACGTTTTGGTTTAAAATAAACTATGCGTCAAAGTTTGTTTGCATATATGCCAGGGcattactagctagctaggtagctatagctagcttgctaacgggTGCGTAAGAACATGCAGCGAACCTTACTGTCGTCCTACTAGCCGCTGCAATGACTTGCGTGTTTTGTTTGTGCGATACAGACGTGACCGTAGCAGTTGGCTCCTCAAGAAACGTTTATCGTATGGTACCACTGCGTATCGTACATCGTGAGTATGGCGTTAGCTTAATGCAGGCCAACATCTAAGCAGGGGAATTCCACACATTTATTGCCGCGTGCAAGACAACTCGGAATTGGAAAACATTGTTAGAATCGACCAATAGGAAACTCAAAATGTCCGAATTGTCTTGAAAACACCAATAACAATCTGTCAGTCGGTAACCATTAGCTGTAGGGCCATTCATTTCATTGCAACCCCGTTGGAACGCCAGGTTAACCAATGCAGTGCATTGTCATCAACTATGTAATCACCTGACAGATTGCCATGAcatatgtggttagctgataagTAAAATACCTATGCAGGCGTTAGCAACGCCAATAATGTATAGAAAGTAGAGGAATGTGGCCAACATGTTAGCAGCAACATCCGGGGAATTGTATACGGTTCTTTTCAAGCTTTGATTGACATGGTCAAGGCCAAATAATATTTGAGAAAAGCTGAAAAAGAAACCCCCTCTGACGCGAACTTTATTTTGTTCCGGGTTGCGACGTATCGTACAGCATTAACGGTGCATCATACAGCGTTTACCGATGCATTTATTATTTGACAAGACATTATCAATAAATAGTGTACATGTTATCAAATTGTGAATTTATTGACCACAAAGACAATCAATCACTTTGAGCAGTAATGATTCTCGAAAGCAGTGACAGCCTCTGTTCCTTGTGTAAGGGGTTCTCCAACTTTTTGGGGCCTGGGACCCCTTTTGTGACAACAAATTAATCCAGGACCcccataatcagaacacaactcgagtgcgctaaaaatggcatacaaagagtTTTACTATGACTTCGGCAGTGCATGGCCGGGCGAACCAAGTCTCTGGTATAGGCCTTCCTGGTAAGGCACATTTTAAAGGCAAAGGAGAGAGCCGTTTTTAAGTTAATTTCCtgtagtgttgtcacgataccagctATAGCACATAATATTTTACATACAACAGGTTTTTTTTATAGGACATAAGAGTTTATTCTgctttgtgttttcctttttgccATGAAAATCAGGTATTGTTGTATCGCAATACTGGTGACAACCCTattttcctgtaattctacatattttgttaTGTGGGCAgagagatttttttgttgttgccgctttaaagctaatatcctgcaattctaAACATTTTTCCAGGAGGAGTTTTAAAGCTTAAAGGAAAattctccagcaccaccccaacatcaacatatgtgtcacgt
The window above is part of the Salmo salar chromosome ssa15, Ssal_v3.1, whole genome shotgun sequence genome. Proteins encoded here:
- the LOC100194583 gene encoding peptidyl-prolyl cis-trans isomerase FKBP1B isoform X1, translated to MLQNGKKFDSSRDRNKPFKFKIGRQEVIKGWEEGIAQMSVGQRAKITCTPDMAYGATGHPGVIPPNATLIFDVELLKLE
- the LOC100194583 gene encoding peptidyl-prolyl cis-trans isomerase FKBP1B, with translation MGVEIETISPGDARTFPKKGQMCVVHYTGMLQNGKKFDSSRDRNKPFKFKIGRQEVIKGWEEGIAQMSVGQRAKITCTPDMAYGATGHPGVIPPNATLIFDVELLKLE